TGCAACATCTCCCCGTATCTGTTCGACGAAAGAGACCCCACTAGAAAGAGACAATCTAGTAACTAAACTATGTCGAAAATTGACAGCAAGAAACTCTCTGGTATAATTATTAACAAAATAGACTCGAGATAAATGATAATCACCATATGGAAAACAGTTTTTCGTTTTATTCCATATTGATTTCTTTCCGGAATATTTCCAAATACATTCGTCGACCAGAGCCAATACTGTTGTCTTTCCTGACCAACCGTCAACTAAAGATACATTAGAGCAAGGAATTGTGTAGTTTTCTTTCTCCCACCGATATATTGTATGTTCTATCACACAGCTGAGTCTGTACCCCACACAATGTTTTCCTTCGTTTCTAGTACGGCACAAAACGAAAACATCCTGACTACAGGAGCACAAAGAGTGAGCACTTTTCACGGTCACCGCGCCATAGATATATACAATATCCGTCCAACTTGGCTGATTGCCCACAATCGTGACTCGTTTCCAATTCGGTTGATCGAGCAAAAATATCCAAGTGCTGTTGGTACTATGAAAAGACACAATGATGGCGCGTGAACTACAAAGAGCCACCAGATAGAAACCACTCATCGCTGGAGGGCTGTTCGCGACACTAATCAATTTCCAAGAGTTTGTTTCTTCATAATAAATCCATGTTTGGTTTAACAAATATGCACTTATTGTCCTATAGGTTAATTGTGCAAACTGTCCTCCATACACCAGTATCCTGTAACGATATTTTTGGATTGTCGTCGACGGTTTAACAACTAACAGTGCAGTTCTAAACTGCAACGCTTGTGGTGCCTTGCAGGTCCAAGAATTGAAACGTTCAAACTTATTATAAGACTGAAAATTACTGTTAGAAACTCCAAATGGGttagtttctttgtttgcagCGGCTCTAGGCAAGATACCAAGTAAATTCTCAAGTGGTACTCCGGTTTTTGTGGTTCGACTTAGAAATGAGCTTTTGCTGGGCTTGTAATGTGCAGTGAATATGGTCAACAGAAATACGTACAAAGAGCATTCCATGCCGGCATTCGGCAATAACTTGCTAGAATAAAAAGACATAAATGAAATGGAAACGCATTGTGATTGTCCAACAATCTATAAACACAAATATCTCCACGAATATATTACTGCTATGCATGGAGGATAGCGTTCATTTGTATTTGAAatacaaaagcaaacagacaaacaaacacaaaccgacagacacccaactaagcaaacaaacagacaacagtcCTTCCTAAGGACTACTCTACTTCCTCACTCCGAGTGAGTAGCCAACCTCCATTTGCTCGCCCACAAATATTTGCGGCGAGAGAATACTACTTTTTTCACGTGATGTTCTGTCAAAATGACGTTGCAAAACAGCGTTTGTATTGAATGCTTTCCGAGTATCAGAATCAGGACCAGAAAAGAGTGAGACGTGTGAGAATGAGAGAATGAGTTGCATGCAGCGTCtcgttagtctcgcgtagccagaccctctccgcaATCATGCTTTCGTCTGTCCGCCATTTTAAACCACGTGCCAAGAAAGTGCCGGATGTGATCAGAAAATGCATATGGAACGTAATAGTTCACACCGGTCAAGTTGGGCAGTAGTGAGCGTTCCGTTATGGAACGGATCGCAACGGAACAGAACGAGAACGCGATAGCGCTCACACTCTAGCTTCCACAGAGAATCCGACAGAAACCCTGTCAGATTTATAGGTGTTTGTGGGGTTTTCTAGGGCGTGCTTAAGTAAAACCACACGGCGTGAAACTCCACACCTCTCGAACCACGCCTCCTGCGGTCCATTTGCTTGCAGAAGCGCTGCCAGTACTTTGCAAGCTGGCATCGTGACTCAATCCATCTGTAAACCCGtctacaacagagaaacaggcTCTCAACTGAACTACCGCAAGAGTTCGTAGAGCTGTCTATTACCCGGCCACAGTAACCCTTCGAAACcctgaaacacacacaaaaccttTTGCATAACCCtaaaactcgtgtaaaacccTTGTAAAACAAAGCAAAGCCAAGACGGCTGTGTTTAGCAAACCGGTTAGCGACAGCCGTCATAGTGCGTATGCAATAACTATGGCAGATAGCGGCTTcgtaaaaatatatatacaggCAATCAGTGAAGCGAAGAGCGTGCAGATAGCCGGTATCGGTCAAGTATGCGAATTGCGCCCCCGCTGATCGCGGGTAAGCCACAAACAGCCTGACCGCAGTAGTTTACTTTCTGCGCGTGCACGCCGGACCTCCTGCACAGCGACATTAGCGCGTGAATCGACTAGAGTTTCACGACGCCATTAGCGTTGCAGAAGTGGCGAACGTAGAAAACCGCTCGGCGGTTACGCGAAAGACTACCGGTAGAGCCTAAATGTACTAAGAGTCGTGAAAGAAAAACAAAGGCGCTGACCGGCGACTGATGCGCGACAAAAAATGATCGTGTTTGTCGGCCCATGTAAAAATTTACGCTACCAACCAACCACTGCACTGCGCTAACCGACTCTTGGGCTAATACCTGATGCTGCACCGTTTCTGTTCAGAGTGGCGAGCTCCGCTCGAACCGCCGTCCGCGCTGTTTCCGCCATCAGAGCCGTTAATTCCTCTAGAGGAATAGACACTTGACTGATCGCACTCGAGTCGGACGAGCTGGAAGAAGACTGTTCGGCCATTTGGAGGGCAACAAATTTGAACTTGTGTTGCAACGGCGCGAAAGCTAAGACTGAGTTGGCGCTCCAACGTTAAGCGCATGCGACCTAATTCTGGTACCACCTCAGACCCAACGTGCGTGCCGGCTCACAGGATGGAGTCAACCTCGTCTAACTACATTAAACACCGTATTTGGCAGTGATATTAAATGACGACGCAATTGTCCATTCCTTGATATCTCATGTAGTGAGAGTCTATCTGCGTAAGTATTACGGAATCCAaaaattaatcaaagaaagaACAGAAAGTAACTATTTGAGAGAAGTTCACTCAGGAAGATTGTTACATGCAAACTAACAAGTCCTCcgtaacgtgcgctaaacaACGGTGTTTCCTTGCCTAGACAACTGTCACCTAACAAATTTCTCACGAATATAACTCCTAATTCTCTATGCTAGCAATCTAATCTGCTACCTTTACTAGATAGCTCAGTTAGCTACGCATCACTAGACTAGCAAATTATACTTGCTAGAATTTTCGAgtctgtttctgctgcaggtGCTACCGGACTTTGGTCTTGTTGTAGGCAAGTTCATTTGCTTTTACGGCCGGGTTACGTGGCTGCCAGTACACTTTGGCTGCTGCATGACGTACAGTTACAGTACGTAGGATATAGCATCGTTGCCTGCAACAATGGCGTATAAAAGATGTTTAAGAACCGGGTGAGGGAGGCTGTACCGCGTGGATGCACCGCGTGGATGCGTCATCAtcagtaagcaaaaactacctcgcttgccagaccgtaaacaaATTGGTAAAAGTCGCTGGCACAGAAATTtaaattcctacactgagcgtGAGGGGGCTTCTCCACTCccccctcacacacacacacacatacacacacaatcccCAGTCCCCGCTTCCTACGCCGGTGTGCAACCAACAGAATTCAACGACTAGCATGTACGTATACAAAGAAGACCTACGAAAATTCGAAGTGCATAATCACGCAACTTCCGTACGCGACAGCAATAAAGTGTAAGACTGAGAAGCTGCTCGTCCTGTTGCTAAAATTCTAGCTTTATCACtgcagctgcatgacgtcCAGATAAACCTCTAGAGGCAATTTCACGAAGAACAACTTACCTAGCTGCCACGGTTGTAGTACAAGAAAAGACGGCATGCGCGCTTAATTCTCTTAGCTAAGCATAATTTTACCATGCCTAATTGCCCAGGCAGCCACGCAACCCGTGagagtaaattaattaatgaacttgtctaaaacaagaacaaagccCAGCTGCACCAGCAGCACCTGCAGAAGAAACAGAAGCGAAAAGTTCGCTCTATACATACGGATACTAATTACAAGATGCATGCGTTCCCATCAGTTGCTCGCTTAGATCAATTAACAGATCATCGATAAGTCTGTATGCCCGGTGGAATGCAGGGGTCGGCAgagccaagacatcaaaggatCCTTAACCTTCTCCCCGCCAACAGTAATCAAATGGTTGGAgaggctggctgcgcgagactactCTAATGGTCATGATGGTACACGTTGGGGTGGTAGCCACTGCCCAGACTTCCGGAGGACTTCAATTCTGAAACGCACTGTAGTTGAAAGAACATGCAACTTCTAAAAGTTAGTGCCatctaacgtgcgctaaacaATCGTGTTTATTTGGTTATAAGTAACCAATTGTCTCCTAGTAACATATTTTTATGACTTAAATTCCTAATTCTATAATATTGCTATGCTAACAATCTAGTCTGCTACCTCTAGATAACAGGTAGAATTTAGGCGTCACTAAACTAGCAAATGACCAAATTCAAAACGCTCGACTAGTCACTctagcatgcatgcatcttCCACATACATGTTTTCCAGACAGCTGACAACTTCGCTAAACGACGGTCGTTTCCAAGCATTGTCTGCCCAGCAAGCTTGCATTAGGGTTGCATACACTTTCGGGCAATCATCTGGAACGACGGGACGCTCGCCTCTTTCCACGGCGTCGTCGACCTCGTGACCAAACCGATACTGCTTGAAAGGAaagccacgtgaccaaatctcccaaagcacaattccaaaactaaacacaaaataagTTAGAACCTTTACTGAATACAACAAAATTGACGTCGTCGTGTACCTGTAGACATCGATAGATCCATCGTAGCTCTCTCGTCGCGATAACTCGGGTGCACTCCATCTCACTGTACCAATACCATCTTCAGACATGTCTCTCGGTTCAGACAAAAGCTCATTTTCTGAATCAATGCTAATCAATGAATTCCTTCGGTTTAACTGTTGGTTTTGGTGTGCACCACAAAAAAGTTTTCCAAGACCAAAATCAGTAactttgacaatccaactTCGACTAACTAACAAGTTTTCACTTTTCACATCTCGATGAATTCTCGGTGGGTCCAATTGGTGAAGAAATTCCATTCCTTTCGAAGCGTCTAGAGCGAAGTCAATTTTACGATTTTCATTGATTTCAATACTGACGTCATCCAGCACGTGACGTAATGAACCTCGATGCGCAAACTCGACGACGAGAAACGGTTGTGCTCGTGGACTCGTTCTACCCGCTCCGATGAAAAGAACAATATTTGGATGAcgcattgtttgcataaatttaatttctcCTGCAAATTCCAACGACGATTGCGATTGATCAACGTCGATCagcatttttacagcaacgtCCATATCACGATATTGCGCTTTCCACACTCTTCCCGATACTCCTCCTCCTATTTTGTCCTGCAGTTCtatttcttgccaactgaTTTGCCACGCATCATTCAATGTTTGTATGTGACGACGCAAAGCCGTTTCTCGTTCTCTTCGTCTTTTTCTAGTGCGCCATAATACAATAACGAATAAAGTAATAATACCTATAAAAAGAATAACTCCCattccaatgtaataataagttGCATCTTGACAGTGAGAACCAGTGAAACCGAAAGTACACGTGCATACAGGAACTTGTGTTAACCTGCTGCTCACCACCAGACATCTTCCATGAAGACAGTAACCCTTGACACAAACGTTGCAGTCGGTCAGTGTTGACGAACCCTCCTCTCTCGTCGTCGTTCCATTTGGACATTTGCGGCACTCGTTAGACCCCGTACCAGAGAAAAAACCAATTTTGCACAAGTCACACGGAACACGAGAAATGTTGCTAGAATTTAATCCTTCAGGGCAACCAGCCTTTATACGAACTAAAGTAGAAGCCTGTAAATCTAGCAGATATCCTTGCCGAAAATGCAAAGTTGGAGAGAGACAGTAATTCGGCATTTTTTCCATTTTGTGATGAGCAACAAAATTCCAAGTCTGCAAGTGAACAACAAACATCCACAACTCGTAATGTCCATCATACTCAAAATTTCCTCGTGACGCAATACATTTAGTCGCAATCCAAATCATTCCAGCTTGACTGGTCGCCATAAGTTGGCAATCCCTGCTAATACTAGAACGTGGAAGTTTGTTTTTTGGTACTAAAATGCTCCACGAATTGTTAATCAAATTATATTTCCACAATTCTTGGTTGGAGATTTTGCTACCGTCATATCCACCAAAGATAAACATGTCGAACCCTAGAACTGTAGCTGCGTGGCCACATCGAGGCGAGGGGACCTTCCCCGCAGACTCGGCCATTTCCACTTTCTCCCAAACGTTACCTGTGAGAGAAAATTGATAAAGATCGTTAGTTACGCTGCCATTATCAAAACTGCCTCCAAACAGCAAAGCTGACGACGAGCTAATAGTAACGAGTGTGGAGCAGTGTCTAGGGGGTTTAGGACTGAACGTTTGTCGTATGTGATCTTTTGACGCGATCAACGTTGTGTAATGGGCTGCTGCAATCAGCCACACATTTTCCTGCAAGTGCGTACTTACACTATCATAGTCGGCCATTGCTCTAACGTCTAGTAATCCTGTAACGTTGAGATATCCCACCATTTGCCATCGCTTCGTGCTTAAGTTCATAGACCACATGGCTGGTGGCGGAATCGTTCTAATTATACCGTAGACCATCCGATAATATGTGTCTTTCCACAAAGACTGAAATGCGGCACCTGATGGAATTAGGACGGTATTGCTCACATCAGCAAATTCCCATTTTCCCGAGCCATCGTTTCTCCGCAGTCTCCACGTAGTTGAGCCACAAGATTTTGACAATGTGTCAGGAGAGTAAACAATCACTTCGTTACCTCGACTGACAACTCGTACAGCATACAGTTGTAATCCAAGAAGTATCTCGGTTAGGTCAGTATTGAAGCATAGATTTCCATGTGCACGTTCGTAGATCACAGACCCATTAGACAAAGACAGCCGAACAACTAAAAGTTTCCAAAGACTGAACATAAGAATCTCTCTAGTATCATCTAAATATATAGACATCGAATACGATTCGCAACTTCATACCACTTATCAGATGAAAGGcaatattttgttttatgcCAAAATGATTTCTTCACGGAATAGTCCCAAATGCAATTGTGAACCATAAAATACAATGTTGTCTTGTCTGACGAAGAAGTAAGAAAACGTAGATCATAATCAGGAAATGTATAGTTTCCTACTTTCTTCCAACTATATTTCGTATGTTCTATCACACAGCTGAGCCTGTACCACACTACTGCAAGTTGATCCGCTTCATGAAGAGATACAAAGACGAGAACATCCTCACTACAAGGGCACAGAAAGTGCGCACTTTTCACGGCCACTGCTGTAACGTTACTATTATCAATTGCAAAAGATAACGGACTTGGCCCATTTCCCACAATCGTAACTCGTTTCCATTCCAGTTGTTCNNNNNNNNNNNNNNNNNNNNNNNNNNNNNNNNNNNNNNNNNNNNNNNNNNNNNNNNNNNNNNNNNNNNNNNNNNNNNNNNNNNNNNNNNNNNNNNNNNNNNNNNNNNNNNNNNNNNNNNNNNNNNNNNNNNNNNNNNNNNNNNNNNNNNNNNNNNNNNNNNNNNNNNNNNNNNNNNNNNNNNNNNNNNNNNNNNNNNNNNATCTTCAGACATGTCTCTCGGTTCAGACAAAAGCTCATTTTCTGAATTAATGCTAATCAATGAATTCCTTCGGTTTAACTGTTGATTTTGGTGTGCACCACAAAAAAGTTTTCCAAGACCAAAATCAGTAactttgacaatccaactTCGACTAACTAACAAGTTTTCACTTTTCACATCTCGATGAATTCTCGGGGGGTCCAATTGGTGAAGAAATTCCATTCCTTTCGAAGCGTCTAAAGCGAAATCAATTTTACGattttcatttatttcaatactgACGTCATCCAGTACGTGACGTAATGAACCTCGATGCGCAAACTCGACGACGAGAAACGGTTGTGCTCGTGGACTCGTTCTACCCGCTCCGATGAAAAGAACAATATTTGGATGAcgcattgtttgcataaactTAATTTCTCCTGCAAATTCCAAAGACGATTGCGATTGATCAACGTCGATCagcatttttacagcaacgtCCATATCACGATATTGCGCTTTCCACACTCTTCCTGATACTCCTCCTCCTATTTCGTCCTGCAGTTCtatttcttgccaactgaTCTGCCACGCATCATTCAATGTTTGTATGTGACGACGCAAAGCCGTTTCTCGTTCTCTTCGTCTTTTTCTAGTGCGCCATAATACAATAACGAATAAAGTAATAATACCTATAAAAAGAATAACTCCCattccaatgtaataataagttGCATCTTGACAGTGAGAACCAGTGAAACCGAGAGTACACGTGCATACAGGAACTTGTGTTAACCTGCTGCTCACCACCAGACATCTTCCATGAAGACAGTAACCCTTGACACAAACGTTGCAGTCGGTCAGTGTTGACGAACCCTCCTCTCTCGTCGTCGTTCCATTTGGACATTTGCGGCACTCGTTAGACCCCGTACCAGAGAAAAAACCAATTTTGCACAAGTCACAGGGAACACGAGAAATGTTGCTAGAATTTAATCCTTCAGGGCAACCAGCCTTTATACGAACTAAAGTAGAAGCCTGTAAATCTAGCAGATATCCTTGCCGAAAATGCAAAGTTGGAGAGAGACAGTAATTCGGCATTTTTTCCATTTTGTGACGAGCAACAAAATTCCAAGTCTGCAAGTGAACAACAAACATCCACAACTCGTAATGTCCATCATACTCAAAATGTCCTCGTGACGCAATACATTTAGTCGCAATCCAAATCATTCCAGCTTGACCGGTCGCCATAAGGTGGCAATCCCTGCTAATACTAGAACGTGGAAGTTTGTTTTTTGGTACTAAAATGCTCCACGAATTGTTAATCAAATTATATTTCCACAATTCTTGGTTGGAGATTTTGCTACCGTCATATCCACCAAAGACAAACATGTCGAACCCTAGAACTGTAGCTGCGTGGCCACATCGAGGCGAGGGGACCTTCCCCGCAGACTCGGCCATTTCCACTTTCTCCCAAACATTACCTGTGAGAGAAAATTGATAAAGATCGTTAGTTACGCTGCCATTATCAAAAATGCCTCCAAACAGCAAAGCTGACGACGAGCTAATAGTAACGAGTGTGCAGCTGTGTCTAGGGGGTTTAGGACTGAACGTTTGCCGTATGTGATCTTTTGACGCGATCAACGTTGTGTAATGGGCTGCCGCAATCAGCCACACATTTTCCTGCAAGTGCGTACTTACACTATCATAGTCGGCCATTGCTCTAACGTCTAGTAATCCTGTAACGTTGAGATATCCCACCATTTGCCATCGCTTCGTGCGTAAGTTCATAGACCACATGGCTGGTGGCGGAATCGTTCTAATTATACCGTAGACCATCCGATAATATGTGTCTTTCCACAAAGACTGAAATGCGGCACCTAATGGAATTAGGACGGTATTGCTCACATCAGCAAATTCCCATTTTCCCGCGCCATCGTTTCTCCGCAGTCTCCACGTAGTTGAGCCACAAGATTTTGACAATGTGTCAGGAGAGTAAACAATCACTTCGTTACCTCGACTGACAACTCGTACAGCATACAGTTGTAATCCATAAAGTATCTCGGTTAGGTCAGTATTGAAGCATAGATTTCCATGTGCACGTTCGTAGAACACAGACCCATTAGACAAAGACAGCCGAACAACTAAAAGTTTCCAAAGACTGAACATAAGAATCTCTCCAGTATTATCTAAATATATAGACATCGAAATACTATTCGCAACTTCATACCACTTATCAGATGAAAGGCAATAGTTTGTTTTATGCCAAAATGATTTCTTCACGGAATAGTCCCAAATGCAATTGTGAACCATAAAATACAatgttgtcttgtctgtcgAAGAAGTAAGAAAACGTAGATCATAATCAGGAAATGTATAGTTTCCTACTTTCTCCCAACTATATTTTGTATGTTCTATCACACAGCTGAGCCTGTACCACACTACTGCAAGTTGATCCGCTTCATGAAGAGATACAAAGACGAGAACATCCTCACTACAAGGGCACAGAAAGTGCGCACTTTTCACGGCCACTGCTGTAACGTTACTATTATCAATTGCAAAAGATAACGGACTTGGCCCATTTCCCACAATCGTAACTCGTTTCCATTCCAGTTGTTCATAACTAAATATCCAAGTGCTGTTGATAGCATCAACATGCACAATGACGGCGTGTGAGCTACAAAGAGGCACCAGCTGCAAATTCTTCATTGCTGGAGGGCCGTTCACGACACTATCGATCATTTTCCAAGAGTTTGTTTCTTCATAATAAATCCACGTTTGGTTGGAATTTAGCACGTCACCCGCAGTAAATATCCCTCCAAAAACCAGTATCCTGTAAAGTTTttctgcagttgttgttgacGGTTTAGTAACTAACAGTGCAGATCCAAATTTAGACATTTGTGGTGCATTGCAGGTCCAATAACTGAAGCTCTCAAAATTATCAGAAGACTGACAGTCACCGTTAAAAAATACATTTGATTTAGTTTCCCTATTTGCAGCGGCTGTAGACGAGATAATGTCGAGTGGCATTTGTTGTACTCCATTCTTTAGGAGTTCACATGAAATAAGTTCGCTTTTACTTGGCTTGTAATGTGCAGTGAAAAGGGTTAGCAGAAATACGTACAAAGAGTATTCCATGCCGACATTCGGCAATACCTTGTCCAATTGTCT
This window of the Corticium candelabrum chromosome 17, ooCorCand1.1, whole genome shotgun sequence genome carries:
- the LOC134192873 gene encoding uncharacterized protein LOC134192873; its protein translation is MLVEVRAMKLMVEKAMVVEARKIFVFINLLCCRLLNIIVRQLDKVLPNVGMEYSLYVFLLTLFTAHYKPSKSELISCELLKNGVQQMPLDIISSTAAANRETKSNVFFNGDCQSSDNFESFSYWTCNAPQMSKFGSALLVTKPSTTTAEKLYRILVFGGIFTAGDVLNSNQTWIYYEETNSWKMIDSVVNGPPAMKNLQLVPLCSSHAVIVHVDAINSTWIFSYEQLEWKRVTIVGNGPSPLSFAIDNSNVTAVAVKSAHFLCPCSEDVLVFVSLHEADQLAVVWYRLSCVIEHTKYSWEKVGNYTFPDYDLRFLTSSTDKTTLYFMVHNCIWDYSVKKSFWHKTNYCLSSDKWYEVANSISMSIYLDNTGEILMFSLWKLLVVRLSLSNGSVFYERAHGNLCFNTDLTEILYGLQLYAVRVVSRGNEVIVYSPDTLSKSCGSTTWRLRRNDGAGKWEFADVSNTVLIPLGAAFQSLWKDTYYRMVYGIIRTIPPPAMWSMNLRTKRWQMVGYLNVTGLLDVRAMADYDSVSTHLQENVWLIAAAHYTTLIASKDHIRQTFSPKPPRHSCTLVTISSSSALLFGGIFDNGSVTNDLYQFSLTGNVWEKVEMAESAGKVPSPRCGHAATVLGFDMFVFGGYDGSKISNQELWKYNLINNSWSILVPKNKLPRSSISRDCHLMATGQAGMIWIATKCIASRGHFEYDGHYELWMFVVHLQTWNFVARHKMEKMPNYCLSPTLHFRQGYLLDLQASTLVRIKAGCPEGLNSSNISRVPCDLCKIGFFSGTGSNECRKCPNGTTTREEGSSTLTDCNVCVKGYCLHGRCLVVSSRLTQVPVCTCTLGFTGSHCQDATYYYIGMGVILFIGIITLFVIVLWRTRKRRRERETALRRHIQTLNDAWQISWQEIELQDEIGGGVSGRVWKAQYRDMDVAVKMLIDVDQSQSSLEFAGEIKFMQTMRHPNIVLFIGAGRTSPRAQPFLVVEFAHRGSLRHVLDDVSIEINENRKIDFALDASKGMEFLHQLDPPRIHRDVKSENLLVSRSWIVKVTDFGLGKLFCGAHQNQQLNRRNSLISINSENELLSEPRDIEDVLVFVSLHEADQLAVVWYRLSCVIEHTKYSWKKVGNYTFPDYDLRFLTSSSDKTTLYFMVHNCIWDYSVKKSFCCESYSMSIYLDDTREILMFSLWKLLVVRLSLSNGSVIYERAHGNLCFNTDLTEILLGLQLYAVRVVSRGNEVIVYSPDTLSKSCGSTTWRLRRNDGSGKWEFADVSNTVLIPSGAAFQSLWKDTYYRMVYGIIRTIPPPAMWSMNLSTKRWQMVGYLNVTGLLDVRAMADYDSVSTHLQENVWLIAAAHYTTLIASKDHIRQTFSPKPPRHCSTLVTISSSSALLFGGSFDNGSVTNDLYQFSLTGNVWEKVEMAESAGKVPSPRCGHAATVLGFDMFIFGGYDGSKISNQELWKYNLINNSWSILVPKNKLPRSSISRDCQLMATSQAGMIWIATKCIASRGNFEYDGHYELWMFVVHLQTWNFVAHHKMEKMPNYCLSPTLHFRQGYLLDLQASTLVRIKAGCPEGLNSSNISRVPCDLCKIGFFSGTGSNECRKCPNGTTTREEGSSTLTDCNVCVKGYCLHGRCLVVSSRLTQVPVCTCTFGFTGSHCQDATYYYIGMGVILFIGIITLFVIVLWRTRKRRRERETALRRHIQTLNDAWQISWQEIELQDKIGGGVSGRVWKAQYRDMDVAVKMLIDVDQSQSSLEFAGEIKFMQTMRHPNIVLFIGAGRTSPRAQPFLVVEFAHRGSLRHVLDDVSIEINENRKIDFALDASKGMEFLHQLDPPRIHRDVKSENLLVSRSWIVKVTDFGLGKLFCGAHQNQQLNRRNSLISIDSENELLSEPRDMSEDGIGTVRWSAPELSRRESYDGSIDVYSFGIVLWEIWSRGFPFKQYRFGHEVDDAVERGERPVVPDDCPKVYATLMQACWADNAWKRPSFSEVVSCLENMYVEDACMLE